Below is a window of Paenibacillus bovis DNA.
ATACGGCTGCGGTCGATAACGAGGTCACGGACAACCGGGAATGTTTTCATCGGTGCGATCGTGATTGGCTGCTCCAGCTTGTCGACCAGTGAGGAGCAAGCCTGGCGCGGCTTGCCATTGATAACCATGGAACATGCGCCGCAGACTTCTTCCAGACAGTTGGATTCCCAGCATACCGGTGCGGTATCCTTGCCTCCGCTGTTAACCGGGTTGCGCTGAATTTCCATCAGCGCACTGATCACGTTCATGCCGGGACGGTATGGTAATTCGAACTCTTCCGCATAGGATGGGCCCTCCGGCTTGTCCTGACGGGTAATCACGAATTTCACTTTACGGCCTGTTTGCTGTGTGGTTTGATTCTCAGTTGAAACTGCTTCCGCCATGGGTAATGCCCCCTTCTATCATTCACATTAATCTGAGTGTTCATACGATATACTCACGACATGTCAATTGCATTCAAGCGGTGGCTCTCAAAGCTAACTTAGCTCTTGGAGTAGTCACGTACACGAGGAGGGATCAGGGACACATCGACTTCTTCATACGAAATCTGCGGTCCATCCGGTGTCCAGGTGGCTTTGGTTGTTTTGAGGAAGTCTTCATCATTACGTACCGGGAAATCAGGCTTGTAGTGGGCTCCGCGGCTCTCGTCACGCATCAGCGCTCCAAGGGTCATTGCTTCGGCCAGCTCCAGCATGTTCCACAGCTGACGGGTAAAGGCTACTCCCTGATTCGTCCAGCGGGAGGAGTCATTCACATCAATATTGCCGTAACGCTGTTTGAGTTCCTTGATTTTATTTATCGTCGCCTGCAGCTTGTCATTGTAGCGTACAACCGTCATATTATCAGTCATCCACTCGCCAAGTTCCTTGTGGATCACATAAGCGTTTTCTTTACCATTCATGCCGAGCAGACGCTCGTATTTCTCCTCCTGCTGCTTGCGCGCCTGATCGAACAGACTCGTTGGCAGATCGGCAGAGGATTTTTTGAGGCCTTTGACATATTCGACCGCTTTTGGACCGGCTACCATACCGCCATAGATCGCAGACAGCAGGGAGTTGGCTCCGAGACGATTGGCACCATGATACTGGTATTCACACTCGCCGGCAGCGAACAAGCCCGGAATATTGGTCATCTGGTTGTAATCGACCCACATACCGCCCATCGAATAATGGACTGCAGGGAAGATTTTCATCGGAATCTTGCGTGGATCATCGCCCATGAATTTCTCATAGATCTCGATAATACCGCCCAGTTTCACATCCAGTTCTTTTGGATCTTTGTGGGACAGATCCAGGTAGACCATGTTTTCGCCGTTGACGCCCAGCTTCTGGTTAACACAGACGTCAAAGATTTCGCGGGTCGCGATATCACGCGGCACCAGGTTACCGTAAGAAGGATATTTCTCTTCCAGGAAGTACCATGGCTTGCCGTCTTTGTACGTCCAGATCCGTCCGCCTTCACCACGCGCAGATTCGGACATCAGACGCAGCTTGTCGTCGCCTGGAATCGCTGTTGGGTGAATCTGGATAAATTCGCCGTTTGCATAATGAACGCCCTGCTGATACACAGCGCTCGCTGCCGTACCGGTATTGATAACCGAGTTGGTCGTTTTGCCGAAAATGATACCCGGACCACCGCTCGCCAGAATAACGGCATCGGCACCAAAAGTAACGATTTCCATCGAACGCAGATTCTGTGCAGCGATACCACGGCAGACGCCTTCATCATCCAGCACCGCGTTCAGGAACTCCCAGTTCTCATACTTCGTTACAAGACCAGCTGTCTCCCAGCGACGCGCCTGCTCATCAAGTGCATACAGCAGCTGTTGACCGGTCGTTGCACCAGCAAAGGCTGTACGGTGATGCTTGGTGCCCCCGAAACGGCGGAAGTCGAGCAGACCTTCCGGTGTACGGTTGAACATAACGCCCATACGGTCCATCAGGTGAATGATACCAGGTGCGGCATCACACATCGCTTTGACCGGAGGCTGATTGGCGAGGAAGTCACCACCATATACGCTGTCATCAAAATGCAGCCATGGCGAGTCGCCTTCCCCTTTGGTATTAACTGCACCGTTGATACCGCCCTGCGCACATACGGAGTGCGAACGTTTTACCGGTACAAGTGAAAATAAATGAACGTGAACGCCGGCTTCTGCCGCTTTGACGGTGGCCATCAGACCGGCCAGACCGCCGCCCACGATAATGATATTCGATGTTGCCATAAGAAATTACCCTCCCCTTTAACCTGCTTGCCCCTGATTGACTGTATATGTTATGCCCTGCCAGCCATCTGTTTGATGAATAATCCTCTACGCTGGAGGTTATTCCGATAGCATCACATGACGCATATTACAGTGACAGAGTCATTTATGCGATGAAATGACGAATGCTTTGAAATGCAACGGTTGGGTCTTGGAAATCCATATTACGGAATGCTACCAGAGACAGAACGAACATAATCGATACGATCACAAACAGCGCCATACAGATGTATGAAGATACACGCTGCGATCTTGGGCCTACTGTGATTCCCCATGTAACGAGGAATGACCAGAGACCATTGGCAAAGTGGAACGAAGCCGCTATCACACCAATCGTATACAGTACGAATGTAGCCGGGTTGGTGACGATATTATGCATGATGCCGCCCAGCTGCTCATGCGTTACATTGCCAAGTGCAACCTGGAAGCGAGTGTCATATACGTGCCATGCAATATAGATAAAAGTAATAACACCGGTTACACGCTGAAGCGTATAACGCCAGTTGCGCTCATTTCCAAAATGAGCATTGTTCGGCTTGGCCTGATATGCGATATACAGACCGTAAATGCCATGATAGAGCAGCGGAAGAAAAATAAAGAAGGTCTCCAAAACAAGTACAAGCGGCAGACCGTTCAGAAATTTTACTCCGGCATCAAAAGATTCCTTTCCTCCTTCATAAGCAGAAAAGTTGGTGATCAAATGCTCCAGAAAAAATAAACCGAGCGGAATGACCCCGAGCAGTGAATGCAGCCTTCTGGCATAAAAGCCTTTCATGAATGACGTTCCCCTTTCCTAAATAAGAGCGTTTTCATATCGACAGGCATATTAAAATGCCGCCTAGACCCGGATGGACAGGCAAGTATCGGACCTCTATCCATCCTTGCTAGGAAGTTCCCCATCTTCCGTAGCTTTACAGCTTGTTCACGACTGTAAATAAGGAGTCGTATCATGCAATATCTTTCTTCCGTAAAAAGATATTCACATAACGTTCGTATGTGAACAAGTTGTGTCGCTTTTTATGTTACTCTAATTTGGCTTATAATGGAATTGCAATATAATTATTAAATGTTATAACTTTTTTGCATAAGAGAGGAGATTATTTCCCAGATGATAGAAGATTTAGATGTTTTTGCTGTCGTTGTGGAGCAATCCAGTCTGAACCAGGCTTCACGGCTGCTGAATTTATCGCAGCCTGCACTCTCACGCAAAATAGCCAAACTGGAAGAACAGCTGGGTGTAGCGCTGTTTAACCGTAATGGCAAACGGCTGGAACTAACTGCTATCGGGCGGCTTACCTACACATACGCTCTGGAGCAGCGCCAGCAGCAGCTCCGTTTCCTCCAGAGCCTGAACCGCTACAAATCCGAGGAACAGACCACTGTGACCTTCGGAGCGAGCCTCACGACGCTCCAGACGACGATGCCGCCGCTCGTACGCAGCTTTACAGAGAAACATCCCTATGCCGAGGTCAAGCTGATTACAGGCAAGACACACGAGATTGTCAATGACATTCGTGACAAACGCGCCGATATCGGTATTGTTGCTTCGTCCATTCATGAATCGGGTCTGGTCTGCGCACCGCTGTTTGATGATCATCTGGAATTGGTGCTGCCCAAAAATCATGCTCTTGCCGACAAAAAGCAGCCCGATATGCAGGATCTGCAGGGGCTGCCGATGATTATGTTCTCCAAGGGTACCTGGTACCGCAAGCTAATCGACGATGTATTTCACCGGTATATGGTCATGCCCGATCTGCGTATGGAGATTGATTCTTTTGAAGCGATTGTGCGGCTGCTGCCAATCTGCATGGCAGCGGCGCTGCTACCCCGCTCCTATATCGGTGAACAGCTACTATCGAGTAATGAACTGGTCTCGCTGCATATTCCCGAGCTGGAGCAGACCCGCCGTACGACCTGCCTTATTTATAATGAAGCCGCCGAGCTGGGAACAGCAGCGCGCCAGTGGATTGCCGATACTACCGCGCGTTTTGACGATTCCTCGCGGATGATCAAGGATGCAAATATCCGTGTGGCCGATACGGCTCCCCGGCTGGAGAATGAAGAATGGTCACCGTAATGCCTTTTTTCTTTTGAAAATATATTCTACTGAAGATATACTCTGCAAATTGATCTTTATTCGTATAATCCCTGCTTCGATATACTATCTGTCCGGTATTGGCAATGATGATCCCGAGCTGCCGCTTTGCGGTATGCAGCTCCTTTTTCAGGAGGCAGCCAATAATGATTATTGCTATCCTGCCCAGCAAAGAATATAAGAAATCAAGGGATCAGCCGATCATAATTTTGCCTTCGGCATACCGGAAAGGCTCTTTCTCCTGCTTTGGTGCCAGTGCATAAGCCAGCGTAATCAGTCCAACCCGTCCGGCAAACATCAGCAGACAGATGAGCAGCTTGCCGATCACCGTCAGATGTGGAGTCAAGCCAAGCGACAGACCCACTGTACCAAAAGCGGATGTCGCTTCGAATAAAACGGTCAGGAAATCGGTCGATTCTGTCATACTGAGAATCATCGTCGCCGTGATCACCAGTACCAGGGCAAAAACAACAATCGTCAGCGCTTTGAAAATACGTTCCTGTCCCAGCCGAAAGCGGAACAGCACTACATCTTTGCGTCCACGCAGCATAGCAAGCACTGCACCGAACATCAGCAGAATGGTCGTTGTTTTGACACCGCCGGCTGTAGAGCCTGGCGAACCGCCAATGAACATGAATATAATCGTCAGCAGTAGTGTCGCCTGCCGCAGCTGGGTCAGATCTACCGTATTGGCTCCGGCTGTACGGGTCGTGGTGGAATGAAACAAAGAAGCCCAGAACTTGCCGCCCCAGCTTAATTTGCCAAGTGTGCCCGGATTGGTAAATTCAAACACCAACACCAGCACAAAGCCGGCTGCCAGCAAAATGCCGGTCATCAGCAAAACAGATTTGGTATGCAGGGACAGTCGACGATTTTTGCGAAATTCGATCAGATCGGACAAAACCACAAAGCCCAGACCGCCCAGCACAATCAGTAAAATAGCCACCAGGTTCATCACCGGATCCGCTACATATCCGGTCAGACTCCGGTATTCACCAAACAGGTCAAACCCTGCATTATTGAACAGCGATACCGCATGGAAAATGCCGAAAAATACAGCCTGGCCGGGAGGATGATCCATCATTAGTCGCAGACTGAACACAATCGCGCCAACCAGCTCAATCGCAAAAGAATAGTACAGTACTTTTTTGATCAGGCGTACGATGCCTTCCATATCCCCCTGGTTCATGGATTCCTGCAGGATCAGACGCTCCCGGAGTGAAATCCTGCGGCGGAAGACCAGTGCGATCAGCGTCGCCATCGTCATGAATCCGAGACCACCGATCTGGATCAGGCACATAATAACGGTTTGGCCAAAAGGAGTAAAAAAGGTTCCTGTATCTACAACAACCAGTCCGGTTACACAGGTTGCCGAGGTCGCAGTAAAAAAGGCATTAAGAAAGCTTAGCCCTTCCCCACTCTGATGCGACTGGGGCAGCATCAGCAAAAAGCTGCCCAGCAAAATGATAACAGCATATCCCAGCGCCAGAATACGCGGCGGCGTCCATACCCTGCTGTTTCCTTTTAATTTCAAATTCATTTTCACCTTATGTACACCTCTGTCTGTCATATTATTAATATAGTAAGTACAGCCAGCAGCTATGGTATATTCAGATATCCCGCTTCCTTATATTCTATACCTGTGCTGCTGTATTTTTAAGCAGATGCTTATCGATTATAATCCTTGTTCTGCCGGACTACCAAGCTATTTTGCAATAGTTTACAGATTACGCTAAACTTGCATTATCTGCGCCTTTTGTCACGTTGCACCCGAATCATTTCTTTTCTAAAAGACGTATAGGCTGGTATGCGAACGGACAAACTACATGTTTACACCAAGGAGGAACTTATGAACCCAACAGGCAAGCCTGTACAGCTCAAACCCAATTACAAGATACTGAGTATTCTGGCAGTCATCGCCCTGGTTATCTTTTTATTTACCCAGGTGATTCCGCTGACCGCTTCGGAGACGCTCGAAGTGGATCAGACCAATGTAATCAGTCAGGAAAAGGCAATAGCCAGTGCCGATGCTTTCAAAAACAATCTGCCGCTGACACCTGAAATGATCAGCCAGCTGCACTCCCCCCAGCCAGCTACCATACCGATTCCGAACTGAGCGGATATGTAGCCAAAGAAAAACTGAGTCAGCAGTACAGCAAACAACTGGAAAAGATCGCTCCCTATGATGTATTTCGCGTACACTACAAAGCCGGCGGCTATCTCTCTTCCGTAGACATTGATGTACATATGAATACCGGAAAAGTAGTCGCTTTTCTCATCAAAACCGATTCGAATACACCGATGGATAACAGTAATCCATTGTCTCCGAAACCGTCTTCTGTTAATGAAGGCAATATGACGCTGACCCAGAAAGTGGAACAGGCTCGCCCTGTGCTGAAGACAATGGGCTATGATCCCGCTTCCCTGGAACTGCAGACCGATGGAGGTTATGGACTCGATTATACACTGCGTGATGGCGGCAAGCTCGGTGAAGCCCAGCTGCATCTCAAGTTTACTTTTGAGGAGGGCGAACTGCTCTCATTCCAGCCGGTGCTAACACCACCTGCCTCCTATACCCAGTATAT
It encodes the following:
- the sdhA gene encoding succinate dehydrogenase flavoprotein subunit, giving the protein MATSNIIIVGGGLAGLMATVKAAEAGVHVHLFSLVPVKRSHSVCAQGGINGAVNTKGEGDSPWLHFDDSVYGGDFLANQPPVKAMCDAAPGIIHLMDRMGVMFNRTPEGLLDFRRFGGTKHHRTAFAGATTGQQLLYALDEQARRWETAGLVTKYENWEFLNAVLDDEGVCRGIAAQNLRSMEIVTFGADAVILASGGPGIIFGKTTNSVINTGTAASAVYQQGVHYANGEFIQIHPTAIPGDDKLRLMSESARGEGGRIWTYKDGKPWYFLEEKYPSYGNLVPRDIATREIFDVCVNQKLGVNGENMVYLDLSHKDPKELDVKLGGIIEIYEKFMGDDPRKIPMKIFPAVHYSMGGMWVDYNQMTNIPGLFAAGECEYQYHGANRLGANSLLSAIYGGMVAGPKAVEYVKGLKKSSADLPTSLFDQARKQQEEKYERLLGMNGKENAYVIHKELGEWMTDNMTVVRYNDKLQATINKIKELKQRYGNIDVNDSSRWTNQGVAFTRQLWNMLELAEAMTLGALMRDESRGAHYKPDFPVRNDEDFLKTTKATWTPDGPQISYEEVDVSLIPPRVRDYSKS
- a CDS encoding succinate dehydrogenase cytochrome b558 subunit encodes the protein MKGFYARRLHSLLGVIPLGLFFLEHLITNFSAYEGGKESFDAGVKFLNGLPLVLVLETFFIFLPLLYHGIYGLYIAYQAKPNNAHFGNERNWRYTLQRVTGVITFIYIAWHVYDTRFQVALGNVTHEQLGGIMHNIVTNPATFVLYTIGVIAASFHFANGLWSFLVTWGITVGPRSQRVSSYICMALFVIVSIMFVLSLVAFRNMDFQDPTVAFQSIRHFIA
- a CDS encoding LysR family transcriptional regulator produces the protein MIEDLDVFAVVVEQSSLNQASRLLNLSQPALSRKIAKLEEQLGVALFNRNGKRLELTAIGRLTYTYALEQRQQQLRFLQSLNRYKSEEQTTVTFGASLTTLQTTMPPLVRSFTEKHPYAEVKLITGKTHEIVNDIRDKRADIGIVASSIHESGLVCAPLFDDHLELVLPKNHALADKKQPDMQDLQGLPMIMFSKGTWYRKLIDDVFHRYMVMPDLRMEIDSFEAIVRLLPICMAAALLPRSYIGEQLLSSNELVSLHIPELEQTRRTTCLIYNEAAELGTAARQWIADTTARFDDSSRMIKDANIRVADTAPRLENEEWSP
- a CDS encoding TrkH family potassium uptake protein, whose product is MNLKLKGNSRVWTPPRILALGYAVIILLGSFLLMLPQSHQSGEGLSFLNAFFTATSATCVTGLVVVDTGTFFTPFGQTVIMCLIQIGGLGFMTMATLIALVFRRRISLRERLILQESMNQGDMEGIVRLIKKVLYYSFAIELVGAIVFSLRLMMDHPPGQAVFFGIFHAVSLFNNAGFDLFGEYRSLTGYVADPVMNLVAILLIVLGGLGFVVLSDLIEFRKNRRLSLHTKSVLLMTGILLAAGFVLVLVFEFTNPGTLGKLSWGGKFWASLFHSTTTRTAGANTVDLTQLRQATLLLTIIFMFIGGSPGSTAGGVKTTTILLMFGAVLAMLRGRKDVVLFRFRLGQERIFKALTIVVFALVLVITATMILSMTESTDFLTVLFEATSAFGTVGLSLGLTPHLTVIGKLLICLLMFAGRVGLITLAYALAPKQEKEPFRYAEGKIMIG